In Symphalangus syndactylus isolate Jambi chromosome 15, NHGRI_mSymSyn1-v2.1_pri, whole genome shotgun sequence, the following are encoded in one genomic region:
- the LOC129463921 gene encoding uncharacterized protein — protein MTSEKETYQLLKPKEEHPRGNMHGSTKKHRGNQSQMAVCIPSPLAESFEASACCEETFHSFYSLIHLVLWLLTAVSSEKSAVTMSREYGSRCNTFSLYFHAH, from the exons ATGACATCAGAGAAAg AGACTTACCAGCTTTTGAAACCAAAAGAAGAGCATCCCAGAGGAAATATGCATGGAAGCACCAAGAAGCACAGAGGGAATCAAAGCCAAATGGCTGTATGTATCCCATCTCCATTGGCTGAATCCTTTGAGGCTTCAGCCTGCTGTGAAGAAacatttcattcattctacaGTTTGATTCACCTGGTTCTTTGGCTTCTCACTGCGGTGTCTTCAGAAAAAAGTGCAGTGACCATGTCACGTGAGTATGGAAGTCGCTGTAACAcgttttcattatattttcatgCACATTGA